GCATATGCGGCCAGTGCAGTAGGAGCGGTCTTTGCCGGTGACCTGTTAACGTTATTTGTTTTTTGGGAGTTACTTGCCCTTACTTCTGTATTTTTAATCTGGGCTCGCCGAACTGATCGTGCATATTCTTCTGGGATTCGTTATCTCATCATACAAGTCTTGTCAGGTGTTTTATTGCTGGCAGGTTTGCTGATTTTTGCCAGTGTGAACAATAGCCTGCTGTTTACTCATATTGGTCTAGAGCATGAGGGCATTGCAGAAGTGGGTGCGTGGTTAATTTTTGGCGCCTTCGGTATTAAATCTGCGTTTCCATTTGTTCATAACTGGTTAACGGATTCTTATCCTGAGTCTACACCTTCAGGTACCATTTTCTTAGCGTCTTTCACTACTAAAGTGGCTGTTTATGCGTTTGCTCGTGGTTTTGCTGGTGAAGAAATATTGGTCTGGATTGGTGTCACCATGGCATGTTTCCCAATTTTCTTTGCGGTTATTGAAAACGACCTTCGTCGAGTGCTGGCTTACAGTTTGATTAACCAGATTGGTTTCATGATTGTAGGTATTGGTATCGGTACGGCATTAGCGTTAAACGGCGCTGTGGCTCATGCCTTTAACGACGTAATCTTTAAAGGCCTTTTAATGATGACCATGGGGGCGGTTCTGCACATGACAGGCAAAATCAATGGTTCTGAGTTAGGCGGTTTGTATAAAAGTATGCCCAAGACAGCCATATTATGTATTGTGGGTGCGGCGTCTATTTCGGCCTTCCCGCTATTCAGTGGCTTTGTATCAAAATCCATGATCATGGCGGCAGCGGTGAAAGAAGGGTATGACTATGTTTGGTTGGCGCTACTGTTTGCCGCGGCAGGTGTATTCCACCATGCAGGTATCAAAATTCCATATTTTGCGTTCTTTGCTCACGACTCTGGTATTCGTACTACTGAGCCGCCTAAGAATATGCTGATTGCCATGACTCTCGGTGCGCTGGCTTGTGTCATCTTGGGTACGTTCCCAGCACAAACCGTGTATGCATTACTGCCTTGGGAGCATAGTTATCAACCATATGATTTAACTCATGTGCTAACTCAATTGCAGTTGTTGTTCTTCTCGGCACTGGCATTTGTTTGGCTAAACTTACGCAACCTTTATCCACCTGAGTTGCCTTCGACGAACCTGGATGCAGATTGGTTGTATCGTAAGTTGGCGCCTGCATTTATAAAACGTAGTGCGTGTATGCTTTACGGTGTTTATGAAAAAATGGAGCAGTCGCTGGTTACTGCGATTAAAAAAATAATTCATCACTCATATGATGCAGAGGAAGACCGCCCTAAAGGTTACTTTGCAAAACTGTGGCCCACTGAAACTATGGTGTTATGGGTTGCGGTCTTATTGACGGTTTATTTGGTTCTTTACTACATATAATACTGTTCAATGTAATCCTTATCCTGCTGACAAATACTGTTAATTCTTTAGCGGTATTTGTTGGGGGCTCATCTAG
This genomic stretch from Bermanella sp. WJH001 harbors:
- a CDS encoding Na(+)/H(+) antiporter subunit D, translating into MSNVIPFLPLMLGALAALLLRGWIRNIIMLAAPVLGALNLMGLEHGVFWSMEFMGYALEPVKVDKLSLMFGYLFHLAALIAIIYALHVKDTVQHVAGLAYAASAVGAVFAGDLLTLFVFWELLALTSVFLIWARRTDRAYSSGIRYLIIQVLSGVLLLAGLLIFASVNNSLLFTHIGLEHEGIAEVGAWLIFGAFGIKSAFPFVHNWLTDSYPESTPSGTIFLASFTTKVAVYAFARGFAGEEILVWIGVTMACFPIFFAVIENDLRRVLAYSLINQIGFMIVGIGIGTALALNGAVAHAFNDVIFKGLLMMTMGAVLHMTGKINGSELGGLYKSMPKTAILCIVGAASISAFPLFSGFVSKSMIMAAAVKEGYDYVWLALLFAAAGVFHHAGIKIPYFAFFAHDSGIRTTEPPKNMLIAMTLGALACVILGTFPAQTVYALLPWEHSYQPYDLTHVLTQLQLLFFSALAFVWLNLRNLYPPELPSTNLDADWLYRKLAPAFIKRSACMLYGVYEKMEQSLVTAIKKIIHHSYDAEEDRPKGYFAKLWPTETMVLWVAVLLTVYLVLYYI